Genomic window (Synergistaceae bacterium):
CGCGTCGAAGCCCTTCTCGCGCCTCGAGGCGAGCGAGCCCGACTCTCCGGGAACGCGGAACATATCTCCGTAGGCCGCGACTATGAAGCCTCGGTCGAGAAGCGACAGGGCGCAGTCCACCTCCCCCTGATCCGTTACGCACACAGGGCATCCGGGGCCGGAGACCAAGCGCAGCTCCGGCGGCAGGAGGCACCTGAGCCCGGCGCGGAAGATCGACACTGTGTGGGTGCCGCAGACCTCCATCACGGAGATCGGCGATGATATAACGCGGTGAAGCGCCAGGGACGCCTCGGACACGAAGGACTTCATCTCTGCGGAGCTTCGGGTAGTCGCGACGCCTCGGCCAGCCTCCTCACCTCGTCCCACAGAGCCAAAAGCTCGTCCGACTCGGAGGGGGACAGCCTCTCTATGGCGAAGCCGGCGTGAACCAGGACGACGTCCCCCGGCGCGGGAGAGTCCAGCAGGTCCGTCCTGATCTCCGCGGCCACGGCGCCCGCCGCGGCAATCGCCCTGCCCTCCCCCAGGATCTCGGAGATAACGTGAGGAACTGCAAGACACATAAAAACCACTCCCCTTCAGGGGGTCATTGTACTCCAGAAATGAAAAAATGCATCTTTCGCTTGGAAGAATGGAGTTCTGGTGTATAATACGACTCGATTATAGGGCATTGTAAGTACTATGACGCTGAGGGAGGTGGGCGGGAGAAAGAATGTTTTGTATGCAACGTTTTGCTTGACGTACTAATCGATTACAAAGGAGGGGTATCGGAATAATGACACAGAATGCAGAAAGAGAGCAGTGGGGTAGCAAGTTAGGATTCATCCTGGCAGCGGCCGGCTCCGCGGTCGGACTTGGGAACATATGGCGCTTCCCGTATGTGACCGGGCAGAGCGGCGGAGCGGCCTTCGTCGTGGTCTACTTGGCACTTGTGATCATCATCGGTTCCTCCGTGATGCTGGCGGAGGTGGCGATAGGCAGAAAGGCACGCCTCAACGCGGTCGGCTCCTTCCAGAAGCTTGCAGGAGGCCTCTGGCCGGTCGTCGGCTGGATGGGGATCGTCTCCGGCTTCACCATTCTGTCGTTCTACGGGGTCATCGGCGGATGGACGATCAAGTACTTCTTCCACTCCTTCACCGGCCTGATGGCCGCGGACGCCGGGACCGTGTTCGGCGAATTCGTGTCCAACCAGATGCTGGTCGTCGCCTACCAGGCGGTCTTCATGGCAGTGACGATCTGGGTGGTCTACAGGGGCGTGGGCGAGGGAATCGAGAAGTACTGCAAGTTCCTCATGCCGGCCCTCTTCCTCATCCTGATAGTTCTGATCGCGAGATCCGTGACTCTCGAAGGTGCCGGCGCGGGGCTCGACTTCTACCTTAAGCCGGACTTCTCAAAGATCACCGGAACGACAATAGCGGTCGCGCTGGGACAGGCGTTCTTCTCGCTATCTCTCGGCATGGGCTGCATGATCACCTACGGAAG
Coding sequences:
- a CDS encoding HypC/HybG/HupF family hydrogenase formation chaperone; protein product: MCLAVPHVISEILGEGRAIAAAGAVAAEIRTDLLDSPAPGDVVLVHAGFAIERLSPSESDELLALWDEVRRLAEASRLPEAPQR
- a CDS encoding sodium-dependent transporter, which codes for MTQNAEREQWGSKLGFILAAAGSAVGLGNIWRFPYVTGQSGGAAFVVVYLALVIIIGSSVMLAEVAIGRKARLNAVGSFQKLAGGLWPVVGWMGIVSGFTILSFYGVIGGWTIKYFFHSFTGLMAADAGTVFGEFVSNQMLVVAYQAVFMAVTIWVVYRGVGEGIEKYCKFLMPALFLILIVLIARSVTLEGAGAGLDFYLKPDFSKITGTTIAVALGQAFFSLSLGMGCMITYGSYVDKQTALPSSAVQVCVIDSLVAFLAGLVIFPAVFAFGVDAGAGPGLTFVTLPSVFAMMPGGMIWSALFFLLLFIAALTSAISLLEVCAAYFIDQGWTRPKAAVIMGFLIFLLGVPCATSLSGAPKVYGKDFFDAMDFLSSNVLLPLGGVFISLFVGWFWTDDARKEVTNEGTIGFGLMEIWIWICRVVAPAAILYIFYTGLKW